TGaatttatgattattttatttaatgacTGAGATCAAATAATCTAAAAATgaattattcaatttattttaattcattttaattcgATTAGTGTATAAAATCAACATGTTAATTCAATTATCTTTTCCACACAATCTCTTAGCCAAAAAAAGAAAGTATTAGCTTTTTTAGTAATGCTATGGGTACATGAGCTATtacaatcataaaaataaattgtttatcTCATAACTAcaagtttaaaatataaaaaattttatatgcatttgaatatatatattaatttaatataaaattaatttattatctaaaattacaaaaaaaaatttgaataattaagTCAATATATTAATATggtattctaattttaattggTTAGATGTATAAATTCACtcacatatatatttttttaaaatatatataataagagAAGAAAAGTTTTTACCTGTATAAATATTCGACCAAGAATAAGttactaatatatttttataagcgaaatttatcattattttaacATATATGACATGTTTAAATTAGTTGGGCCCAAGAGTGTGCCAATAGAGTCTGGGTCctgaagttttaaaatttttaaaagatatattggtaatttttttaaaatataaaaattatcattaaattcttatatatttaaaaaatttatcaattcattctttattttaaaattatttaattaaattttaatataagatCAAACTCTTTAATCCATTagtcaaataattttttactatttattccttcatcttttctattatttttcaatctaaaaaagattttaaattcaaattttcattaaaattttttttaaagttaatcactcattatttaatttaattttatatattatttttattattaagtgataatttttttatttatctcacttaattattaatttatttgtatgattgaaattatataaaaataaattttaatgaattaaaatatttatttttttaaaaaaaaatcaaatttcaatAGTAAATTATGTATTACAACTATAGCAGAAAGAAATTTTGGTACagtaaatatcattaaaatcgACTCTATAATAATGGATTATAAATAATTgatgaataattttatactcATAATAACGTTATTAAAAGTATATATCAATTAATGGGAATGaatgatttaattataataatttattcaccttttataaaaatttattttttaaatatatatttattttataatttttatttattttaatttttttacaaatattaaaaaataatttatttgattaattttctaattataattatcttaaaaatattaaattttattaaatattaaaaaacattttaaatatttatttaaaataataataattaattataaattgatttaaaaataatataaaattaaataaaattataataattaattatatgttattataataaaaaagtgaaacaataattttaagataataataaagaaaattataaaataaaaaacaatatcttttatttattttaattatttatttaaattaaatttcctaaattaaatttttgcatTCTGTCATTAAAACCGAAATCGGTGGAATTGAGCTTTCAATTCTTTGtaatttgtatttttaattctaagatttgttggaaaaaaaaaaaaaaaaaaaaagctgacCCGTGAAATCTTCAATAACATACACATTCgaagaaattttaatattttataataacttTAATTACAACagttaaatttcataaaaaaacaaaaaaagttgCAAATTActgactaaaaaaaataaagttataattcagtttaattttgttaaattatCTCTCTATATAGTCGACAAGCAAGAGATTGCTTGCTCAGTTGCTCGTCCattccttcttttttcttcgctcttttaattattcaatTGCTTACTCTGCCATTGCCGCTCATTCCCACAGGCTCCGCGCCCTTCCCTTGCCTGAAGAGGCAAAACCATACCCCACAGTATCTCCCAAGTGTCCCAAAGGAGCCACTTAAGCCACGTGCCAAAACCGTGGCGGACAACAAGGCCCCACCAAGTTGCAAATCGTATCCGCCCACGTATGATAGAATAAACTCGCCAGGTGCCGTTGGATATGCCCTGCCATGTATGCACTGTAGTCGGATATAATCAGGTATATCCTCTCCCACGACTCTCTCCTTTAACCAACTCCTACTCCCAGAAGATCAAAATCCAAAAGTGACACCTATACAGAACCCTCGCTGCGAATATTCTCTGGAAAATTCTCTCTTTTAAATACTTAAACCATTTCTTTATTTCATCAGCTTCTCAAAAGATCTCTTTCCCTCCTCGAGTTTTAACCAAAGGGCAACGGAAGGAAACCCCATATCTGAGAAATGTCTATTTTCGTCAGAGCCAAACGAGTCACTGATCCCCTCGATGATAAGGCTAAAGCTCGACTCGTCGGTACCCAACTCAGTTATGTCAGCAGCGGGAGTGAACATTCCGCCGATGATTCCCCTTGTCTCTCCGAACTCGTTCATGGGTTTCTCGAAGACGATTCCGATTTTCAGTCCTTGGGGTACGAGTCTGATTCTGATCACGATGATGACTTGGTCGCCGATTGTACGGACGTCGTCGTGGACATTGTGAGATCAGCTACTGGGAACAGTATGGATTCGTTTAGAAATAAGCTGTTGGCTAATGTTTTGAAAGCCATGGAAATGTTTTCGTGCCTCCGAAATCAAAGACCTGTTTTCAGGCGGCAAGTGATGACATTTCTGAGAGATTTGGGATACAATGCAGGGATCTGTAAGACCAAATGGGACTCCTCCGGCGGCCTAACTGCAGGGAACTACGAGTTCATTGACGTGGTTCAATCGTCGTCCACGTGTCAAAACCGGTACATCATCGATCTGGACTTCGCTTCGCAGTTCGAGATTGCGAGGCCTACGAGTCAATATTTGAAGCCCTTGCAGTCATTGCCTAGGGTGTTTGTAGGAAGAAatgaagagctgaagaagatCATCAAAGCCATGTGTGACGCGGCGAGGAGATCACTGAAAAGCAAAGGCCTCACAATTCCTCCTTGGAGAAAAAACCGTTACATGCAAAATAAATGGCTGTGTCCGTACCGTCGGACGGCTAACACAATTCCGGCGAGCTCATTAACGCCGGTTATGCAGCCCGTTAATGGAGTGAAATGTCGTCTTGTCGGGTTCGAGGACGGCGTGAACGGCCGTGTATTTGTCCGTACGAGATAATTATAGCCGTCGAAATTATAAAACACAGCAAAACCATCAATTATtacataaaacaactaaattgTGAATTATTTTGCATTTATctgtcttttttttaaattacagttttgcccttttctataaaaaaacaaGCGAATGAGTAGAGTGGTGTAACGCGGCAAATGCACGTCGCATATGCTCGCAGAGAAAAGGTCACTTGTGTATCACGTGGAAACAGGCGTTACATCCTAAGTTTTCAACCTTTAACAACACTTAACAAGAGCCTTTGATTATCTCATCGGACTACAATAATTAGATCCAACGAAGACGAGGAAAGGAACgaacataaattaaaataaaaattccacGTCAGATGTCATGATATGAGGCGACGTGTCAATAGAAGGATCGTAGAAATACTACCGAGTATGGCGTCTAGTAGTGGGTGCAGTGGATCAGGATTAAATAGATATTATGGATaatgttattaaaataaaaagatataatAATTAGAGTGGGGGACAGAGACAAGATTGGGATAAGAGGGATTGTGAAGGAAGTCAAGAAATAGACAATTGATTGAAGATTTGGATGAAGTGGCCGAATGATAAGCGAGTGGTCAGTAGCCAGGTAAAGGGTATGGCCTTATATGGATAATTGAGGAGAGTCGGTCCTAAGGGGCAGGGCAGGGCGGGGCAGGGGTTTACCAAGGATGTTGATCACTTGACGCTTGGCTCTCGCTCTAGCCCTGTAGATGGGGATAGTGTAGTCAATGGGAGATTGAAGAGCCAATGACCTTATATActgatcaattttaatttttttatttaattattaatataattaataattattattataattaattaattgtaattGTAATTATAACTAATAACTCAGAATTATATTCGATAAattagatattaataaaaatatgtttttttatataaattatattttctacaCAGTTACATCTCCAATCTGGACTAACTTGGATTGGAACGTAGGTCATTTTCATTATTACTGTTAGGGGTGGGTCTGAGCTAATCTGACTCGATTATTAGTACAGATTCATTCAGGGATTGTTGTGCCTCCACTGGTCCCTCTGAGTAAAAAGCCAAacgaattatttaaaaaatttattatactgTAATTGGTATTTATAAttgtatttttcattttaaaaatatttgttaaaaGTAGTAATTGGAATTCTAAAAAAGCAATATTAGTGTATGCATATTATACTGACAACAAGATAATGCAGATAAGCTTTACTTTTTAAAGAGTATTTTATAAGTATCAAAGACAAATCATAGCCAACTTtggcaaaaaaacaaaaaatttttaaaacaaaatcatAAATGACAGGCAGACAAACATCGGCAAAACATCGTACTTAAACAAAAAACAAATTATACATATTTTAAGGGCAAATCTTatgttataaaataattttttttatatctgaTTTATTTATGAAGgaacaaaattataaattaatcctGAATTTATTATTCAcgtctaaataaatttaatttaatttttttataatttaaatcctaaaattttcatttaagttCAAATATGTCTTGGTTTAAtaagatatatttttaatagtaagatattgtttattataaataaaaattattgtttcaaaaatttttatattcaaaatcATTTACTATTCTTATTATtgtatctttttattttaattcagactagtaaataattttttatatttgaaattataaaaaatattttattatttaaaatataatatttattaaattagatCTTGATATATTCAAAAAATAGAGATGTGTTGTAATTGGATAGATctacaagaaagaaaatgtaaGGTGGTGGATGTAAATATCAACCACTCTaatactcaagtcagtatactaGAGAGTAGGgaaaatgtaaagaattgtttaGAGTTTGAGTAGTGTAAGATAATAGCGTATATTTGCTTATATGATCCTTCTCATTTTATATCGTAAAAAGATGGAGATAAacataatattttctaataatcaaGCAATGATGTAGTCGActgcttgataagggatattGTCGGCTAACAGGTCGGTGATCTCGGGATTATAGGCGTAATGGGGATTCACTGGACTGTGCAtgataacggtaactttataCTGAGTCTCGCCCTATCCAGAAGAAAGTGAGTCTTGATGATGAACCAGATGTTAAGGTGTCTAGGTCTTCTTTTTCTCTGGTGAGACCGCATTTTCTACTTATCAAATTCTTGTCATATGACCCTGTCTTATGGCGATAGCTCATGACTCACTTTGGGCGATTGTTGTGTAGCACTAGAGGTTTTCCCCCTGGTATTCGATTCTTCAAATTCAGAGGTGATAGCTGTTCTCATGATCTGAGGCATGTGGCCCACTTAGATTGGTTCCTTCTTGCTTATGCTGTTTTGCGTACCTAGCTCCTCAACGATAGCTGCATCATTTCTCGAGCAACATTTATAGCCTGCTGTGAAAATTATCTTATAAgaacccttcttcttcttcaattttTACTTTTGCTCTCAAATGTAATCTTTGCTTTCAGAAAGACTCAGTTGCTCCTTCTTTTTCGATTATACTCCCTATGGTAATTTatgtttctttttttcctttttagaatGAATAGGAATATTTTCTCTTCTCTTACTTTCAGTGGAGATTCCGCCTCAAGCTCTTCTTCTGCCTGCTCCATCCATACACCGGCCCCTATCGTTCCTTTTAGGGAGGCTCCAGAAAGCGATGGTAGCTTGATTAGTGACATCTCATCTATCCTATTAGAGCAAGATGTAGACTGCTTTTATGAAACATACCGAATTCTTGGAAAGACTTTTCGTGTTTTTTCTCCTTCATCAAGAGTTCGCGTAAATGACTTGATCCCTGTAGAAAATACTATTATGGTCTTCGAGGAGCAGCTCAAGGAGGGTCTACGGTTCCCCCAGGACACTTTTTTGTTGATGTCCTTCAATTTTATAAGTTTTCAGTTACCTAGTTGCATCCTAATAGCTAGAGAATTTTGGTGGCCTTCTTGTTCATTTGTCTTAACAACAACATCGAGCCGAGTGTGGCTCTCTTCTCTCAGTTGTACCAACTGGGTACctaaaaaataaagagttttGATTTTTTCAGCTACCGTAAACACTAGATGATGTTCGAATAGATAACTTCTTCATTAAAGCGgtagaaaaataagttttttatccTCTGACACCAGATGTCGGGGGGTTTTGGGCACCTTCAAACGAGCTAAAACTTTTGGGTGGAACTAAAGAAGGATAGGATCTGTCTGAGGAGGGATGAGGACGAGACTTTAGCCTTTCTCTTAATGAAGACTGAGTCCCTAAAGAAAATAGACATCACTTAGGCGGTGAGGAACGCCATTTCGTCTTAGGAGAGTCATTTGCAGGTGACCCAGACTCGGGGTCCTCACTCGAATAGCCTTCCCAACCTTAGGGAGAGTACTTCCCTGGCTAGAGATTAGGGTACTTTTCTTTCTGCCTTCTTTTAGATTTCAAATTGCCTTATTTACTTGGTAATTTTTGCAGATAAGACTGGGTTAAGGAGCAAATTCGCAGAAGCAGCATGCGCTTCCTACAAATGCAAGGCTATTGTCGGGGCTATAGGTCCCTCTCCCAAGCGTGCTCGCCTCATAGAAGAAGTAATCATGCTTTCTCCTCCTCCGACCTAACTTATATCAGAATCGACCCACTTGCAACCTGAGTCTTCTGCAGTGGGCCCCTTTGCTTTTGCTCCAGCTTTCGAGCCTCCTGCTGCTGTCCCTACTCCTTCTGAATCCACTCCTGCGAACGTGGGGATTGAATCCTCATGGCCTCCAAGCATCCAGTGCTTGGCATTGGTACTAACCTAAGCACTCTCTCTTCTTGATGATCCTACTTTGGTCGTTCTGTTAATCAAGAGTGCCCCGAGACTTAAGGATCACCGCCGTCTGAATGAGCTCAAGACAAATGAACTTTTTGATAATGTCATGCACTTTACCCTAGAGAGTGCCCTCTGCGCTTATGTGGCCAAAGAACACCACAAAGTCCTGAGGTAGGAGTTTGGCACTCAAGAGACGGACAGGCGACTCTTGGTCGAGGAATGCTCGAGGCTGAAGACTTGGGTCGATGAAGTGGAAAGAAACATAAAGGAGACTATGGAGTCGTAGACAGGCTCCAGGTTGAGTTGAATGAGGCAAAAGCTTTCAAGCTAGTCCTTGAGAATCATGCAAAGATTACTGAAGATCAAGTGGCCCTACTACATCGCCAAGTTCTAGATCTATAGGCTCAAGCGAAGGAGGCCCAAGCCGTCTCTACCAGAGTTGCTGAGCTTGAGGTAGAGCTTTAGGAGACGGTGGCCCAGGGTGGGGAGATGTTTGTATAAGGTCAAGACTTAGTCAAGAAGGAACTGGTGAAACGacttccttctgaagacttTACTTGGATAGACAATATCTTCCCGGATGAGGAGGGAGATGAGACTGGAGAGGGAGGGACAAGCTGAGGACAATCTCAACAACTAGGTGTCTATAGATAATGCAATAGATATAGATAGTACTGATATAATAGAGACTCAAGAGGAGGAACCTGACGATATCTCTCCTCCTATGTAACGTTTTATGACTTAAATGGAAATATTTTCTCCTATCTTGTCATTATTTTCATTGAGTGTTTACATGCTCTGTAATCGTTCATAGCTCTCATCCAATCATCGTCAAACAAGActtaaataatttcttaaaaaattgctAAGGGTTAATACCTGTCCACCATAGTGGTCATAAATAACTTGAAAACTTTTGCCTCATAGGATTTCTTATAATCTTGAGGCTAGTGCTTGTCTATGAGTCTGGTGAGACCTGGCCTGGCACAAATGTCTCGATTAGTGGAACCAACGCCTGAAATTTTGGGCTAGCTCATACTCGCATTGTGGCCTTAGACATCAGAGGACCAATGCCCGATCTTTTAGCTTGGCTTATACTCGCTCTATGGCCTTATACATTAGATATCTTAGAACATTTGAGGGGGCTAACACCTGGTCGCTCAGTTTGGCAGGGACTCACTTTGTGGCTCTACATGAACTCCTTGATCAGTGGGGTCAACGCCCAGTCTTCTAGCATGGCGGAACCTGACTTGTGGCCTAGTATGAGTGTCTTCATTGATGGGACCAACACTCAATCTTTTAGCCTAGCTCACACTCACTTTATGCCCTTGTTAATGGGTCCAACGCCCGATTGTGGTATGGCGGAACCcgtcttgtgacctggcctgacAGAACTccccttgtggccttatttagtaggACCAATGCCTGGATATTGGTCTGGTGGAATCTACCTTGtggtcttgtttagtgggatcAACGCTCAGATTGTGGTTTGGTGGAATCCGCCTTTTGACCTAGCCtggcggaacccgccttgtagCCTTATTTAATGGGACTAATGCCTGGATTGTGATATGGCGAAACCCGCCTTGTAGCCTTATTTAGTGAGACCAACTCTCGGATTGTGGTCTGGCAGAACTCGCCATGTGACCTAGCCTGACGGAACCCGCTTGTGGCCTTTTCTTGCCTCTTTAATCTTTTTTGAGGTAATCCCAATGTTCCTTGTTACTGAAAGACacaacaaatttaaaaaaaatacctcgttaaattttttaatgaaattttctcaaattacaaatattttagGAATGGAGAATAATTCAGCCATCTAACTTGGATAGCTTATAGAACTCTGGACGATAACGATCTTCGAGACCCTAAATAGTCCTTTCCAGTTCTCGCTCAACTTACTAGACCAGCTGTTACATCTGGGGTCTGCTTATTTTTCCTAACCATCACTAGTACTATTACATGAATAATCCCTGCAGGCTCTCGGTCAGGGGTGATTTTAGAAGTTATTGCATCGGGTTCAAGTCTCCCATCTTCCTTACCCTTCTTGGTGAACTTCTGAAGAGTGTCGTCCCTTATTATTCTCTCAATCTCATCTTTCAGTTGCCGACATTCTTCTATCATATGACAATGATTAACTATTGATACGCTGCGGctggatttttttattaaggagTCCATGCACTTGACATTGCATGTTCCTTTCTTCAGTGCTTTATAcgttatctcatgatttaactctTCCACCTGTATAGCCTCGGTATTAAATTGTGAGATAAAGCTCCTTAGAGATTCACCTTCTCCTTGGCGGATCTTTCGCAAGTCAAAGGAGAGTTTAtgggaggtatacaagtaataaatcgaGATTTATATAATGTAGTAAACTGcataaagttttgaattaaatctgGACTCAAATGTTGATACCATTTTTAAaccaaacctgtgagtgttgacGGAAACACTTGGTGTAGTACAAAATCGTTGACATCCTGAAGTTGCATGATCGTCCGAAGATCGCCAGGTGGCTTCTAGGATTGTTGTTCCGTCATACTTGTCCAAGCTAGGCAGATTGAACTTTGTTAGGAATGTTTCCGCTAAGATTTCTTCCGAATGAGGCGAGGCATCCTCCATGCCAAAGTCCTCCTCTTGTtccttctggtacctttgaACAACCCCTATCAGCTTCCAATCCACATCTTTCAGAGCATCGTCTACTTCATCTTCTTTGACCCCGGCCTTTTCTTTGGACTGTCCCTTAACTGCCTTCATATGAGTCCTCGGGGTGTTGACGGGGCTTCTTCCCTTTTCTTGGGAGCTGTGACTGACGCCTCCCCCCGAGCCTTGGACAACTTGAGAGTAGCCTACAACTTCTAGATGTGTTGGAGCATTTATTTGTTGGTCAAGTTGTTAAGATCTGCTTCACTGACCATTGAAGACGTGTTTTGTCCACTACCAGGGGTGGAAGAAATGATGACGCCCTCACTGGTAGAAATATTAGCAGCAGCTTGTGAACTATCAACCATtttgagagagaaaagagagagattTCTTTCTACGAGAAAAAGAGTAGGAGATTGAtcgtaatccaaatgaacagggAATATTCAATGGACCTCCCGAcagtggaaccaaatgatgtaacTGAAAAAGAGAGTTGTGTAATGATTGGCTAGACTTGCAAGAAAGAAAACGTGAAGTGGTGGGTGCCCAAAGCAGCCACTCTAATGCTCAAGTTGGTATACTAAAAAGTAGAGAGAATGTaaagaattgcttagaacttgaaTAGTGTAAAAAAATAGCGTACTTTTACTTCTATGATTCtctccttttatattgtaagaaaatgaaaataaacatAACATTTCCTAATAATTCAGTGATGATGTGACCAGCTGTTTGATAAGAAATATCGCCAGTTAACGGATCGATGATTCTACGATTATAGGTGTAATAGAGATGTGTTAAATTTTGTCTGATAACGATAATTTTATGCCGAGTCTCACCTTATCTAGGAGAGAATGAGTTTTAATAATGAACTGAGTGTTAAGgtatctaaattattttttttttaaactacgTTTCCTACTCATCAGATTTTTACTACGTAATTCTGTTTTATAATGATaactcataacttattttgaACGATGGTTGTGTAGCATCTGATCTTATTGATGAAATTCATAgttttatttaactaaattaaattgaatttattcatATCTCAGTAAGAAAAGacgtatatttaaattaaataattaaattttttaaattcaatttatttataaaaaataatttatatttgaaaataatttgtataaaaaaaattttataataaatattgttTATAGAAATATTTCATAAGAAGAccatttacttttattttttaaatatgatttaagaaataaaagatattaataaatttatatatagttgtataaataaaattcttaaaatttaagaaataactttctctttttaaataaaaaatcatttttttcttaaatataattgaattttgtatttaatcataaaagatattaatagtgtgtatgaaatttttaaaacccaaaaaataatttaactttttctttgacctataaaaatattgttcattattttattgaatgttttaaatgtaaaaaaaataagaaaaattataaaaaaaatatttttcagctGATAAACGGAtgctaaataaaataatatttacttaTGCAAAACTCAAAATTAGTATTAATTAGACTCCCAACAAGAAGTTTGAACTTAGTCATAGATGAAGGGTGGAATTAGGACCCAACAACATCAAGTTAGTTTATACTTGTTACTAAATAAACTTGATtcgattagattttttttaaatgacatggatttaattttaaattttaaataaattttatttaaaataaattttattttaaagttttagtagcataaaaaaattattttagtaactatttaatttaacgGTTAGATATAATTGATAACTGATACTAATATTTAATTAGTAACTAATTACTAATTATAGCTAAAACATtctatatatattattactatttgtatgtaaaatgataaataaaaaatatatattatatcatttatttattatttaaatatatataaaattgtatcaaactatattaaaataaaaaaaattttatattataataattaaattgtattgaatttaacttatataattttaataattatattattatctttATGGTTACACTTGTATTCTGGATAgagttataaatatattaatagatTCGAGAGCTAGAAATCCGTAACTCTCTTTGTTAAAGTCATTAATCAATTTTATTCATAGAGTTTGAAGTTGGGGCCTAAGGTCCATTGGAGGGCGGCGCCATGAAGCCCAGCCCAAGTTTCTCCACGGCCAACCAATTCCCCCATCCGCTTTCAATATTTCTCAACGTTATTATCTATGTGGGTTTAACTTaccttataaaaattaaacactcaatatttctaaattattttaaaactcataaatacttaataaataattacgtttataaatatatttattattaaaattattaaaaaaaattggcaatactataattaaatataataaaaagaagGTTGAGAAAGTGGATGAGGATATTGGGTGTATAATAGAAGGCTATAAAGAATTGGAAACTCATTAGGGTTTCTTATTATGAGTAAGGTCAAATTTACAAAAAGCTTACAAAAGCAAACATAATCCATTCTTTCTATTTTTCAAAGTGAAAAGCTATGCTGAATTATTTGTCTTTAGGAAACAAACTTTTccctttaatatataaaatatttttttttttggagaattattctatttctattaatttaCGACGAAAGCATGCTTTAGCCAAAGTTAATCTTTATTTTCATGCATTCATGATTCACCATAGCTCCTCTGCCacatttttctccttttattaAAGCAAATAACTTTCAAACAGAGCCTATATTATACAAATATCACATGAATTTCGAATCAATATCTTGTATTATAATAGAATAATTCTCATTGGTCAATTATGAGTAATTaagattatattaaattagtaCCCATATACATGGATcctgaaaataaatatttttttaataatttttatatcctAAGGTCGATCCATCAGTAGCGTCCCGTGATACACAATCTATATTATCTTCTCTAATTATCTAATCAAtaacttaattatttaataattaagttaATTAATTTCCCAAATGGAATTAATTGAAGGTTTCGCCACACAAGTTCACCAACTACTACATAAATTGTTTATTATGCTTGCtatcaataaattttcaatatatttcccctgtcaataaaaaaaaatcaattaataagaatttaattcaattaattttttacattttttatttaaaataagaagttttattttattttattttatttttaaaaaattatgtttaattttgaaatttttatttaaattctctatatatagaataaattattttaaacgaAGGCACCTCTATTCTCTCTTTTGCTCGTttggaattttgaattttaagaaatttattttaaaaacaaataaGGAGGAAAATCACAATTATTGTAGGGCAAAGCCGAAAACAACGATGTTACAACTTAAAAAGAGGGCTGACAATTAGGCAGGCTGGCAAGATTGGCGCACCTGGGGAAGGAAACAGAGGACACGCGGCATTTGGTGGGTCCAGGTCTAAACACGCAGGGACAAGATTCCTAGTTGGCATATACGCGATAGGTGAGTGGTAATGAGGTCCCAACTCCAATAAAGCAGAAAAGAAGAGAATGATTGACCGATAATCCCTCGACAAATAACATTTAAGTTAAGTTTGTTATATTTTCCAgcgacatttaaaaaaaatcaaaatatttttttattaaaaaaataaattatttaaagaaaaaaattaaaaaatatatattttttatagattcttattaaaatatttatatataaatttattaataaattttatttttaaattaaaattaaataataaaaaataaattatc
This genomic interval from Manihot esculenta cultivar AM560-2 chromosome 12, M.esculenta_v8, whole genome shotgun sequence contains the following:
- the LOC110627845 gene encoding uncharacterized protein LOC110627845 encodes the protein MSIFVRAKRVTDPLDDKAKARLVGTQLSYVSSGSEHSADDSPCLSELVHGFLEDDSDFQSLGYESDSDHDDDLVADCTDVVVDIVRSATGNSMDSFRNKLLANVLKAMEMFSCLRNQRPVFRRQVMTFLRDLGYNAGICKTKWDSSGGLTAGNYEFIDVVQSSSTCQNRYIIDLDFASQFEIARPTSQYLKPLQSLPRVFVGRNEELKKIIKAMCDAARRSLKSKGLTIPPWRKNRYMQNKWLCPYRRTANTIPASSLTPVMQPVNGVKCRLVGFEDGVNGRVFVRTR